One Deinococcus aestuarii DNA segment encodes these proteins:
- a CDS encoding MerR family transcriptional regulator — protein sequence MEGSPPPPAPGTATDTTAMFTASEVESRVGVPAATLRQWERRYGFPSPARSASGYRLYSPHDLALIEVMQSHLRAGVPAGRAAQLTLASAGHGETAAEPGASVPGAPHLPVGSLAPALLEALVGGHLTRAGGVLAQAHAHLPLEDVLTGVVTPALVEIGARWERGDITVAHEHRASAFLRARLEALLDAAGVESEFGPRVIAACAPGEQHELGLLMISLVLRRRGVQTEYLGANMPLGDLVVYARQRRADAVLLALNGEWALEGTRAQRRDLGGLEVPVFYGGALINAHPDLAAELGGRYAGPDVVRAADLITAHLRAVRAGGT from the coding sequence ATGGAAGGCTCTCCCCCGCCCCCCGCTCCGGGCACGGCCACGGACACCACGGCGATGTTCACCGCGTCGGAGGTGGAGTCGCGGGTCGGCGTGCCCGCCGCCACCCTCCGGCAGTGGGAGCGGCGCTACGGCTTTCCCTCCCCGGCGCGGAGTGCCAGCGGCTACCGCCTGTACTCCCCCCACGACCTCGCCCTGATCGAGGTGATGCAGTCGCACCTGCGCGCGGGGGTTCCGGCAGGCCGCGCGGCGCAGCTCACCCTGGCGAGCGCGGGGCACGGGGAGACGGCGGCGGAACCCGGGGCGAGCGTGCCCGGCGCCCCCCACCTCCCGGTGGGTTCCCTGGCCCCGGCGCTGCTGGAGGCGCTCGTCGGCGGGCACCTCACCCGGGCGGGCGGGGTGCTCGCCCAGGCGCACGCACACCTTCCGCTGGAGGACGTGCTCACGGGCGTGGTGACCCCGGCGCTCGTGGAGATCGGGGCGCGGTGGGAGCGCGGCGACATCACGGTGGCGCACGAGCACCGGGCGAGCGCTTTCCTGCGGGCGCGGCTGGAGGCGTTGCTCGACGCGGCGGGGGTGGAAAGCGAGTTCGGGCCGAGGGTGATCGCCGCCTGCGCGCCCGGCGAGCAGCACGAACTGGGGCTCCTGATGATCTCGCTCGTGCTGCGGCGCCGGGGCGTGCAGACCGAGTACCTGGGGGCGAACATGCCGCTGGGCGACCTCGTGGTGTATGCCCGGCAGCGGCGGGCGGACGCGGTGCTCCTCGCCCTGAACGGCGAGTGGGCGCTGGAGGGGACCCGGGCCCAGCGGCGCGACCTCGGCGGGCTGGAGGTGCCCGTCTTCTATGGCGGCGCGCTGATCAACGCCCACCCCGACCTCGCCGCCGAGCTGGGCGGAAGGTACGCGGGCCCCGACGTGGTGCGCGCGGCCGACCTGATCACGGCGCACCTGCGCGCGGTGCGGGCGGGGGGAACCTGA
- the rpoD gene encoding RNA polymerase sigma factor RpoD: protein MAEPTRARARSKVTAPPSPVDAPVPSDAPAENVQPPVTAEAETQAPPAPAAKAVPKAKSTAKKAPATPAGQEDGPAAEAAPADDVAPAPAAKAAPAKKAGGKAAAPAKPAAKGGPAEKPYYAHPSIQELLKAGRAAGVLSSEEIAAALSVALEAAGLDPESAEAFEDLQLFLAAQNIEVQDLDDEDEEVEEGEEAAAPGAAAEGDDEEKYFDDMPRAVSNDPVRQYLHEIGRVPLLTLEEEIALARRIEEGEEARKTLEEEPDLEDRARRRLMRQTEDGAAARQGLIEANLRLVVSIAKKYTGRGLGFLDLIQEGNQGLIRAVEKFEYRRRYKFSTYATWWIRQAINRAIADQARTIRIPVHMVETINKLTRTARQLQQELSREATYEEIAEAMGPGWDAAKVEEVQKVSQEPVSLETPIGDEKDSFYGDFIPDENLDSPVDNAAKTLLSEELEKALSKLTEREALVLKFRKGLVDGREHTLEEVGQRFNVTRERIRQIENKALRKLKYHESRTRKLRDFLD, encoded by the coding sequence ATGGCAGAACCCACCCGCGCCCGCGCCCGCAGCAAGGTCACCGCGCCCCCCTCCCCGGTGGACGCCCCCGTGCCGAGCGACGCGCCCGCCGAGAACGTCCAGCCCCCCGTGACCGCCGAGGCCGAGACCCAGGCGCCTCCCGCCCCGGCGGCGAAGGCGGTCCCCAAGGCCAAGTCCACCGCCAAGAAGGCGCCCGCCACCCCGGCCGGTCAGGAGGACGGGCCCGCCGCCGAGGCCGCCCCCGCCGACGACGTGGCCCCCGCGCCCGCCGCCAAGGCCGCCCCGGCCAAGAAGGCGGGAGGCAAGGCCGCCGCGCCCGCCAAGCCCGCCGCCAAGGGGGGCCCCGCCGAGAAACCGTACTACGCGCACCCCAGCATTCAGGAACTCCTGAAGGCGGGCCGCGCGGCGGGCGTCTTGTCGAGCGAGGAGATCGCCGCCGCCCTCTCGGTCGCGCTGGAGGCGGCGGGGCTCGACCCCGAGAGCGCGGAGGCCTTCGAGGACCTGCAACTCTTCCTGGCCGCCCAGAACATCGAGGTGCAAGACCTCGACGACGAGGACGAGGAGGTTGAGGAGGGGGAGGAGGCCGCCGCCCCCGGAGCGGCCGCCGAGGGTGACGACGAGGAGAAGTACTTCGACGACATGCCGCGCGCCGTCTCCAACGACCCGGTGCGGCAATACCTCCACGAGATCGGCCGGGTGCCCCTCCTGACCCTGGAGGAGGAGATCGCGCTGGCCCGCCGCATCGAGGAGGGGGAGGAGGCCCGCAAGACGCTGGAGGAGGAGCCCGACCTCGAGGACCGCGCCCGCCGCCGCCTGATGCGCCAGACCGAGGACGGCGCCGCCGCCCGCCAGGGGCTGATCGAGGCCAACCTGCGCCTCGTGGTGAGCATCGCCAAGAAGTACACCGGGCGCGGGCTGGGTTTCCTCGACCTGATCCAGGAAGGGAACCAGGGCCTGATCCGCGCGGTGGAGAAGTTCGAGTACCGCCGCCGCTACAAGTTCTCCACCTACGCGACGTGGTGGATCCGGCAGGCGATCAACCGCGCCATCGCCGACCAGGCCCGCACCATCCGCATCCCGGTGCACATGGTCGAAACGATCAACAAGCTCACCCGCACCGCGCGGCAGCTCCAGCAGGAACTCAGCCGCGAGGCCACCTACGAGGAGATCGCCGAGGCGATGGGCCCGGGCTGGGACGCCGCCAAGGTCGAGGAGGTGCAGAAGGTCTCCCAGGAGCCCGTCTCGCTGGAGACCCCCATCGGCGACGAGAAGGACTCCTTTTACGGCGACTTCATCCCCGACGAGAACCTCGACTCGCCCGTGGACAACGCCGCCAAGACGTTGCTCTCGGAGGAGCTGGAAAAGGCCCTCTCCAAGCTCACCGAGCGCGAGGCCCTGGTGCTCAAGTTCCGCAAGGGGCTGGTGGACGGGCGCGAGCACACGCTCGAAGAGGTCGGCCAGCGCTTCAACGTGACCCGCGAGCGCATCCGCCAGATCGAGAACAAGGCCCTCAGAAAGCTCAAGTACCACGAGAGCCGCACCCGCAAGCTGCGCGACTTCTTGGATTGA
- a CDS encoding DUF4129 domain-containing protein: MPLVGAAWLPWWAVLGFLVALALTRREGDERTVRVPLLLLGGGVGLLPLLPGMFGPEGALAFTRLFLAVLGGVGLISLALSELEVGRTGRGAGALAALLLLGPLLGQASPFGLALGVLALPLALLGATGTEERPHLRLGGGGSGVGRVVGVSLLVAALVGLLALALPGGGGGDGMTRTPTSTPARERQEIPPTPSGDTLPGTRRAAPLRPTPVAGPNTGTDLVLLGGVLFILSLVFALWRVGGRVRAGPLRFRWWEVAAILGLLLTAAFVVALGLAARLGDGGGSLAGAPGGADPSGDGDAAQTGSQAASLLGGPWLWWLSLLVFVVFVGLAGAVFWLALRFRPPPGEEDTSPRSSDPPPLPDEAATHRVRAAYRAALAALAGIGLGRAGSETPAEHADRAALALPDLGGPLGLLVAAYAPVRYGGRVTNEDADAAEGAARRVADLAAGARPVQATTEGGTA, translated from the coding sequence GTGCCGCTCGTGGGCGCCGCGTGGCTGCCGTGGTGGGCGGTGCTCGGTTTTCTGGTCGCCCTCGCCCTGACGCGGCGGGAAGGGGACGAGCGGACGGTGCGGGTGCCGCTCCTGCTACTGGGGGGCGGCGTGGGATTGCTTCCGCTGCTGCCGGGCATGTTCGGTCCGGAGGGGGCGCTGGCGTTCACCCGCCTCTTCCTGGCCGTGCTGGGGGGCGTGGGGCTGATCTCGCTGGCGCTCTCGGAACTGGAGGTGGGGCGAACGGGACGGGGGGCGGGTGCCCTCGCCGCGCTCCTGCTCCTCGGCCCCCTGCTCGGCCAGGCGTCCCCGTTCGGGCTGGCGCTGGGGGTGCTCGCGCTGCCGCTGGCCCTGCTGGGCGCGACGGGGACGGAGGAACGCCCCCACCTGCGGCTGGGCGGCGGGGGCAGCGGTGTGGGGCGGGTGGTCGGGGTGAGTCTGCTGGTGGCGGCCTTGGTGGGCCTCCTCGCCCTCGCCCTGCCGGGGGGGGGCGGCGGTGACGGGATGACCCGGACGCCGACCTCGACTCCGGCGCGGGAGCGGCAGGAGATCCCGCCCACCCCGTCCGGCGACACCCTCCCGGGGACGCGGCGGGCCGCGCCTCTCCGCCCCACGCCCGTCGCCGGGCCGAACACGGGCACCGACCTCGTGCTCCTCGGCGGGGTGCTCTTCATCCTGTCGCTCGTCTTCGCCCTATGGCGGGTGGGCGGACGGGTACGGGCTGGCCCCCTGCGTTTCCGGTGGTGGGAGGTCGCGGCCATCCTCGGTCTGCTGCTCACGGCGGCGTTCGTGGTCGCGCTGGGGCTGGCGGCGCGGCTGGGGGACGGGGGCGGCTCTCTGGCGGGGGCGCCGGGGGGTGCAGACCCCTCCGGGGACGGGGACGCGGCGCAGACGGGGAGTCAGGCCGCCTCCCTCCTGGGCGGGCCCTGGCTGTGGTGGCTGAGCCTGCTCGTCTTCGTCGTGTTCGTGGGGCTAGCCGGGGCCGTGTTCTGGCTCGCGCTGCGCTTCCGTCCCCCGCCCGGCGAGGAGGACACTTCCCCCCGATCCTCCGACCCGCCCCCCCTCCCCGACGAGGCGGCGACCCACCGCGTCCGCGCGGCGTACCGGGCGGCCCTGGCGGCGCTCGCCGGGATCGGCCTGGGCCGCGCGGGCTCCGAGACGCCCGCCGAACACGCGGACCGCGCCGCGCTCGCCCTGCCGGACCTCGGCGGGCCGCTGGGCCTGCTCGTCGCCGCCTACGCGCCCGTGCGCTACGGGGGCCGCGTGACGAACGAGGACGCCGACGCCGCCGAGGGGGCCGCGCGCCGGGTGGCGGACCTCGCGGCAGGTGCCCGTCCAGTCCAAGCAACGACAGAAGGCGGAACAGCATGA
- a CDS encoding DUF6960 family protein gives MEKVRRFGLYPWFEEHGVHLVHSDDLDAWRALGPYGRVFELLGEEGEYLALGYGDQIFWVRPELWRELRDVPFGVGDRVQTQDRIEGIIYEALWHHQHEQAFYLILKQGRRTTKRYSKYDLT, from the coding sequence ATGGAGAAGGTTCGTCGGTTCGGGCTGTATCCCTGGTTCGAGGAACATGGCGTCCATCTCGTCCACTCTGACGACCTCGACGCTTGGAGAGCTTTGGGGCCGTACGGTCGGGTTTTCGAGCTGCTCGGCGAAGAAGGCGAATACCTTGCCCTTGGGTATGGCGACCAGATTTTCTGGGTACGGCCCGAGTTATGGCGTGAACTGCGTGATGTGCCCTTTGGCGTAGGGGACCGAGTGCAGACCCAGGACCGAATCGAAGGCATCATCTACGAGGCGCTGTGGCATCATCAGCACGAGCAAGCGTTTTATCTCATTTTAAAACAAGGTAGGCGCACCACAAAGCGTTATTCCAAATACGACCTTACTTGA
- a CDS encoding UbiA family prenyltransferase — protein sequence MRTLTVPARLPLRRLIAVSRPALWVNTVGTLVTGVWLTGHLYTLDPGVLALLAYLTLPFNLLIYGLNDLADREEDAVSPRKGGWQGARLLAGEGGPLLGAVLAVNVPFLAVLALLLPPAASGLLLVAAALFVAYSVPPLRLKGRPFLDGLSNVAYALPLALPALTLGTPVPWLPLAALMAYSVGKHAFDAAQDVPADRLAGTRTVATVVGVSGTARYALGWFVLAGALLWPVSSLTAAALWAVCGGMALALLREPTPERAARLYPLSIVTPWIVGTVAGVGLVYLLARGLWP from the coding sequence ATGCGCACCCTGACCGTTCCCGCCCGACTGCCCCTGCGCCGCCTGATCGCCGTGTCCCGCCCGGCGCTGTGGGTGAACACGGTCGGCACCCTGGTGACGGGCGTGTGGCTCACCGGGCACCTCTATACCCTGGACCCCGGTGTCCTCGCGCTGCTCGCGTACCTCACCCTGCCCTTCAACCTGCTGATCTACGGCCTGAACGACCTCGCCGACCGGGAGGAGGACGCCGTTTCCCCCCGCAAGGGCGGCTGGCAGGGAGCGCGGCTGCTGGCCGGGGAGGGCGGGCCGCTCCTCGGCGCGGTGCTGGCCGTCAACGTGCCGTTTCTCGCCGTGCTCGCCCTGCTGCTCCCCCCGGCGGCGAGCGGGCTCCTGCTCGTGGCGGCGGCCCTCTTCGTGGCGTACAGCGTGCCCCCGCTGCGCCTCAAGGGCCGCCCCTTCCTCGACGGGCTGAGCAACGTCGCCTACGCGCTGCCCCTCGCGCTGCCCGCGCTGACCCTGGGCACCCCCGTGCCGTGGCTGCCGCTCGCCGCCCTGATGGCCTACTCGGTGGGCAAGCACGCCTTCGACGCCGCCCAGGACGTGCCCGCCGACCGCCTCGCCGGGACGCGCACGGTCGCCACCGTCGTCGGCGTGTCCGGGACCGCGCGCTACGCCCTGGGATGGTTCGTGCTCGCCGGGGCGCTCCTGTGGCCGGTCAGCTCCCTCACCGCCGCCGCCCTGTGGGCCGTGTGCGGGGGGATGGCGCTCGCCCTCCTCCGCGAACCCACCCCGGAACGCGCGGCGCGGCTCTACCCGCTGAGCATCGTCACGCCCTGGATCGTGGGGACGGTGGCGGGGGTGGGCTTGGTGTACCTGCTGGCGCGGGGGCTGTGGCCTTGA
- a CDS encoding helix-turn-helix domain-containing protein, with translation MAQKLRYQRGQFVYRQGEGGGNLFRADTGLVRLVQLTPRGRTLTVRHVLPGDYFGEDTLTGHTHPQGAEALTNATITTFDPTELDERTLLDMARNLGEQLQRTITHEVHLQSGDLRVRVVRYLLELADTPLGAEDTEDRLYVRATHELLAEGSGSTRESVSKVITELRDAGLIETGYRHITLLRMGELREIAARAAQPNGEEHA, from the coding sequence GTGGCGCAGAAACTGCGCTACCAGCGCGGGCAGTTCGTCTACCGCCAGGGCGAGGGCGGGGGCAACCTCTTCCGCGCCGACACCGGCCTGGTGCGGCTGGTGCAGCTCACCCCGCGCGGGCGCACGCTGACGGTGCGGCACGTGCTGCCCGGCGACTACTTCGGGGAGGACACCCTGACCGGCCACACCCACCCCCAGGGCGCCGAGGCGCTGACCAACGCGACGATCACGACCTTCGACCCCACCGAGCTCGACGAGCGGACGCTGCTCGACATGGCGCGCAACCTCGGCGAGCAGCTCCAGCGCACGATCACGCACGAGGTTCACCTCCAGAGCGGGGACCTGAGGGTGCGGGTGGTGCGCTACCTCCTCGAACTCGCCGACACGCCGCTGGGCGCGGAGGACACCGAGGACCGCCTGTACGTGCGCGCCACCCACGAACTGCTCGCGGAAGGGTCGGGGAGCACCCGCGAGAGCGTGAGCAAGGTCATCACCGAGCTGCGCGACGCGGGACTCATCGAGACGGGCTACCGCCACATCACCCTGCTGCGGATGGGCGAGCTGCGTGAGATCGCCGCGCGCGCGGCCCAGCCGAACGGAGAGGAGCACGCATGA
- a CDS encoding phytoene desaturase family protein: MSGQRPADSRQRAPGLSIGLLGGGLAGLALAALLAHRGHAVTVYERDRAGGKLRRVTVGGLEFDTGPSLFTLPGVWRAFLARLGEQDPLDLRPLPGGLGVHHTPFGAVPLPVPAGHPLHAAWETYRAPARDLTPHIETLLTTPPRLTDPNFRRASAALFRATGGHLSAEGWVRSRRLPPALAHAVRTHALNAGLAPVDAPALYALLPALIAGDVARPARGMGALLDTLLGLGAARGVRVEEGAEVVRVDLAGGTLALRGGEVRRHDLFVSALDPARLATLTGRPARSPASRRTVSGVALYAALPGDAPLPATTVLPPADFATFRAAVRAGALPPETLALVHADGPRLAVLLTAPATGRDLTPDHPWVRAQVERALRTLGVPGLLASARDVVALPPAHYAAGGHPGGAIYGAALAPWRGGPLHPQPYRPHRNLWQVGTGVHPGGGIPAILGGALIVDRLMGEGGV; encoded by the coding sequence TTGAGCGGCCAGCGGCCAGCCGACAGTCGCCAGCGAGCACCCGGTCTCTCCATCGGCCTCCTCGGCGGCGGGCTCGCCGGGCTCGCGCTCGCCGCGCTGCTGGCGCACCGGGGGCACGCGGTCACCGTGTACGAGCGGGACCGGGCGGGCGGGAAGCTGCGGCGGGTCACGGTGGGCGGGCTGGAGTTCGACACCGGGCCGAGCCTCTTCACCCTGCCGGGGGTCTGGCGGGCCTTCCTCGCGCGGCTGGGGGAGCAAGACCCCCTCGACCTGCGCCCGCTGCCCGGGGGGCTGGGGGTTCATCACACGCCGTTCGGGGCCGTGCCGCTGCCCGTTCCGGCGGGTCACCCGCTTCACGCGGCGTGGGAAACGTACCGTGCCCCCGCCCGCGACCTCACCCCGCACATCGAAACGCTGCTCACCACGCCGCCGCGTCTGACCGACCCCAACTTCCGGCGGGCGAGTGCGGCCCTCTTCCGGGCAACGGGCGGGCACCTCAGCGCCGAGGGGTGGGTGCGCTCCCGGCGCCTGCCCCCTGCCCTCGCCCACGCCGTCCGCACCCACGCCCTGAACGCGGGGCTCGCCCCGGTGGACGCGCCCGCCCTGTACGCCCTGCTGCCCGCCCTGATCGCCGGGGACGTGGCCCGACCGGCGCGCGGGATGGGGGCGCTGCTGGACACGCTCCTCGGCCTGGGGGCGGCGCGCGGGGTGCGGGTGGAGGAGGGGGCGGAGGTCGTCCGCGTGGACCTGGCGGGCGGCACCCTTGCGCTGAGGGGGGGAGAGGTCCGTCGTCACGACCTCTTTGTCAGCGCCCTCGACCCGGCCCGCCTCGCCACGCTGACGGGGCGCCCCGCCCGCTCGCCCGCCTCGCGCCGCACGGTGAGCGGGGTGGCCCTGTACGCCGCGCTGCCGGGGGACGCGCCGCTGCCCGCCACCACCGTCTTGCCCCCCGCCGACTTCGCCACCTTCCGCGCCGCCGTGCGGGCCGGGGCGCTGCCGCCGGAGACCCTCGCCCTCGTCCACGCGGACGGGCCGCGGCTGGCCGTGCTGCTCACCGCGCCCGCGACGGGCCGGGACCTCACTCCCGACCATCCCTGGGTTCGCGCTCAGGTCGAGCGGGCCCTGCGCACCCTCGGCGTGCCCGGCCTGCTCGCCTCCGCCCGCGACGTGGTGGCCCTGCCGCCCGCCCACTACGCGGCGGGGGGACATCCCGGCGGCGCGATCTACGGGGCGGCCCTCGCCCCCTGGCGCGGCGGCCCCCTCCACCCCCAGCCGTACCGCCCGCACCGGAACTTGTGGCAGGTCGGGACGGGCGTGCATCCGGGCGGGGGCATCCCGGCGATCCTCGGCGGCGCGCTCATCGTGGACCGCCTGATGGGGGAGGGCGGGGTGTAG
- a CDS encoding AAA family ATPase — MTNEAVSSVQPFARRVLDNVARVLVGKEDVTRLALAGLLAGGHLLLEDAPGTGKTMLARALAVSLGLGFRRVQFTPDLLPSDVTGVSVYRPATGEFEFVPGPIFTGLLLADEINRATPKTQSALLEAMGEGQVTESGVTHVLQRPFVVVATQNPVEHEGTYRLPEAQLDRFLLKLSVGYPTLEEEVRLLARLQGDHPIETLGPVAVPADLLSAQGAVRRVRVADDLRRYAAALSARTRAHGQVALGGGPRASLALQGVAQALAALHGRDFVIPDDVKAAAPGVLAHRLSLRVEARLAGVRPEEVVADVLRQEPVPAEVLGHAL, encoded by the coding sequence ATGACGAACGAAGCAGTCTCCTCAGTCCAACCTTTCGCCCGCCGCGTCCTCGACAACGTGGCCCGGGTCCTCGTCGGCAAGGAGGATGTGACCCGACTCGCGCTGGCGGGCCTCCTCGCGGGCGGTCACCTGCTGCTCGAAGACGCCCCCGGCACCGGGAAGACGATGCTGGCCCGGGCCCTCGCCGTCAGCCTCGGGCTGGGCTTTCGCCGGGTGCAGTTCACCCCCGACCTGCTGCCGAGCGACGTGACGGGCGTGAGTGTGTACCGCCCCGCCACGGGCGAGTTCGAGTTCGTGCCCGGCCCCATCTTCACCGGCCTCCTCCTCGCCGACGAGATCAACCGCGCCACGCCCAAAACGCAGTCCGCCCTGCTGGAGGCGATGGGGGAGGGGCAGGTCACCGAATCTGGCGTCACCCACGTCCTGCAAAGGCCCTTCGTGGTGGTCGCCACCCAGAACCCGGTCGAGCACGAGGGGACGTACCGCCTGCCCGAGGCGCAACTCGACCGCTTCCTCCTCAAGCTCTCGGTCGGTTACCCCACCCTGGAGGAGGAGGTGCGGCTGCTCGCCCGCTTGCAGGGGGACCACCCCATCGAGACGCTCGGCCCCGTCGCCGTGCCCGCTGATCTGCTCTCGGCCCAGGGGGCGGTGCGCCGGGTGCGGGTGGCGGACGACCTGCGGCGCTACGCGGCGGCCCTCAGCGCCCGCACCCGCGCCCACGGGCAGGTGGCGCTCGGCGGCGGACCGCGCGCCAGCCTCGCCCTCCAGGGGGTCGCCCAGGCCCTCGCGGCGCTGCACGGGCGGGACTTCGTGATTCCCGACGACGTGAAGGCCGCCGCCCCCGGTGTGCTCGCCCACCGCCTGAGCCTGCGGGTGGAGGCGCGGCTGGCCGGAGTCCGGCCCGAGGAGGTCGTCGCCGACGTGCTGCGTCAGGAACCCGTGCCCGCCGAAGTCCTGGGGCACGCCCTCTGA
- a CDS encoding DUF58 domain-containing protein, which produces MLAVLLAAFLVSRRPPCVTLTREFPAQGFEGSRLPYRVRVEVETRWPLRVVVEDPTPLTVVAGEAFALGGLTAGRSVTERATTLTLNRRGEYAWEGGTLRWADPLGLFWHAAPLNVPDRLEVYPGTHGLILPDLLRPLLSEGTLARTLGLEDPISLRGARPYVPGDPPGRVHWRLSARTGALTVRELDRTAASSVTVFLDLNGSGVYVDSAVRLGSSLVQEALALDLPASVATSAGATPTGRTPETLRAALRRLAGAAPDLGPPVIPPVRAGGNLIVLTQRAGHALVEQALRARATASRVVIVAVPEGFYLEPGETPRRQWVGAPDTVRELERRAGVLAEAGVLVFVLRGNQSVLRLGG; this is translated from the coding sequence GTGCTGGCCGTCCTGCTCGCCGCCTTCCTGGTCTCTCGCAGGCCGCCCTGCGTCACCCTCACGCGCGAGTTCCCGGCCCAGGGTTTCGAGGGCAGCCGCCTGCCCTACCGCGTCCGGGTGGAGGTCGAGACGCGCTGGCCGCTGCGGGTGGTCGTGGAGGACCCCACACCGTTGACGGTCGTCGCAGGCGAGGCGTTCGCGCTGGGGGGCCTGACGGCCGGGCGTAGCGTCACCGAGCGGGCGACCACCCTCACCCTCAACCGCCGGGGCGAGTACGCCTGGGAGGGGGGCACGCTGCGCTGGGCCGATCCGCTGGGACTGTTCTGGCACGCCGCGCCCCTGAACGTCCCCGACCGGCTGGAGGTCTACCCCGGCACCCACGGCCTGATCCTCCCCGACCTGCTGCGCCCCCTGCTCAGCGAGGGCACCCTCGCGCGCACCCTGGGGCTGGAGGACCCCATCAGCCTGCGGGGCGCGCGGCCCTACGTCCCCGGCGATCCCCCGGGCCGGGTCCACTGGCGGCTCTCGGCGCGCACGGGGGCCCTCACCGTCCGCGAACTCGACCGGACGGCGGCGAGCAGCGTCACCGTCTTCCTCGACCTGAACGGCTCGGGCGTCTACGTGGACAGCGCCGTGCGGCTGGGGTCGAGCCTCGTGCAGGAGGCCCTGGCCCTCGACCTTCCCGCCAGCGTCGCTACGAGCGCCGGGGCCACGCCGACCGGACGCACGCCCGAGACGCTGCGGGCCGCCCTGCGCCGTCTCGCCGGGGCCGCGCCCGACCTGGGGCCGCCCGTCATCCCGCCCGTCCGCGCCGGGGGCAACCTGATCGTCCTGACCCAGCGCGCGGGTCACGCCCTCGTGGAGCAAGCTTTACGCGCCCGCGCCACCGCCTCCCGCGTGGTGATCGTCGCCGTCCCCGAGGGCTTCTACCTCGAACCCGGGGAGACGCCCAGGCGCCAGTGGGTCGGGGCGCCCGACACGGTGCGCGAGCTGGAACGCCGGGCCGGGGTGCTCGCCGAGGCGGGGGTGCTGGTGTTCGTGCTGCGGGGAAATCAGAGCGTGCTCAGGCTGGGGGGGTAA
- a CDS encoding complex I NDUFA9 subunit family protein: MRVLVTGATGFVGKAVVRELVARGHTVVAGSRRGTGLPGAQGSVLDVTDPGGVLRAFGEANPEAVIHLVGIIQETGAQTFERVHFEGTRNVLAATPRGARYVQMSALGARVESGSRYSSTKARAELLVRESGLSFTVFRPSLIFGPGDDFFGRVLCELVSTAPIVPQIGDGRFPFRPVSVDDVARAFAGALERPETVGQTYDLTGPEEFTFRQLLELELSALGKKKPIVPVPLALMDLAVPAMQLLPKPPITRDQYAMLKEGNTAPNEPARTVFDLPMLRLEDKLPGIVGRSGR; the protein is encoded by the coding sequence ATGAGGGTACTCGTCACAGGGGCCACGGGGTTTGTCGGCAAGGCGGTCGTCCGCGAACTCGTCGCCAGGGGGCACACCGTCGTCGCCGGATCGCGGCGCGGGACCGGGCTGCCGGGTGCTCAGGGCAGTGTGCTCGACGTGACCGACCCGGGGGGCGTCCTGCGCGCCTTCGGGGAGGCGAACCCGGAGGCCGTCATCCACCTCGTCGGCATCATCCAGGAGACGGGGGCGCAGACCTTCGAGCGGGTCCACTTCGAGGGCACCCGCAACGTGCTGGCAGCCACCCCGCGCGGCGCCCGGTACGTGCAGATGAGCGCGCTGGGCGCCCGGGTCGAGAGCGGCAGCCGCTATTCCAGCACCAAGGCCCGCGCCGAGCTGCTCGTGCGGGAGAGCGGGCTCAGCTTCACCGTCTTCCGGCCCAGCCTGATCTTCGGGCCGGGAGACGACTTCTTCGGGCGGGTGCTGTGCGAACTCGTGAGCACGGCGCCCATCGTCCCGCAGATCGGCGACGGCAGGTTTCCCTTCCGGCCCGTCAGCGTGGATGACGTGGCGCGGGCCTTCGCGGGAGCGCTGGAACGGCCCGAGACGGTGGGGCAGACCTACGACCTGACCGGCCCCGAGGAGTTCACCTTCCGGCAACTGCTCGAACTCGAACTCTCGGCCCTGGGCAAGAAAAAGCCCATCGTGCCCGTGCCGCTCGCGCTGATGGACCTCGCCGTGCCCGCGATGCAACTTCTCCCCAAGCCGCCGATCACCCGCGACCAGTACGCGATGCTCAAGGAGGGCAACACCGCGCCGAACGAGCCCGCGCGGACGGTGTTCGACCTGCCGATGCTGCGGCTGGAGGACAAGTTGCCGGGGATCGTGGGGAGAAGTGGAAGGTAG